The DNA region ATCGGTTTCGCCGCTGATGCGGGACGTCATGCCGCAGTTCAGCGTGTGGTACCAGACGTTAAGTTCCCAGATCGCGGGAGTATCTACCGCCGAGATGAAGTCGCAGACTCCCTGAGCCGTCGTGACCACGTATTCGTTGGCGCCGATGCCGTCGAATGGCGGCATTGCGAAGTCTGGCAGCTTGTCCGCCGCACGACCCTTCCAGTCGTTGGGAGCACCGCCCCACGGCCGCTTCACAAACTGACGTGAGCCGTCCGGCATGATGTCGGGCAGAGCCAGCCCCCAGCCGCTGTGACTGTAGCCGACAACGCCGCCCTGATCTTTGCCCCATTGCAGAACCGGCTGAGTCCAGCTTGGCCATTCTTCGATTTCGGTTGTGCCGGGATAGTCGTCTTCCGTCAGTTTCAGCAGACACAGGTGACCGGCGTGCGACGACGGAAACCCGCTGACTTCCACGTCGTACCGCATCAGATAATCCGGCGTGGACAACCCGGAAACGTGGCCGTCAAAAAACTGCTTCTGAGTGTACCAGCACGGTCCCCAGCTCAGGACACAGCCGACATTCAGATCTTCGCCCAGAATGTGCCGCATCATGTCGTCCGGACCGACGCCTTCGGTCGGACTGTCGTAGTGAGCACACCCGGCGGCATGAACGTGATGGTCGCCGGAATACCAGTTCCGCTCGGCAACATGAATCCAGCGCTTCAGGTGGATGTCCAGCGAATGCTGCTTCGCTGCCGGGACGGAAGCGGTTAGTTTGACGGGGAGATACTCCGGACCGCGAGTCACGGTAATGTCGTAGTCGCCGGGAGGAAGCGTGACGGTTTCTCCGTCTTGCCGGTAAATCTGCGAATGGAAAAAGAAATCCGGTGCCAGGCGACGAGCGGGATTCGGGTAGACTCGACCGAACTTGTCCTTGATCACAAAGGCCGCCATCGCTGGTTCGCCGTCGACGTCACGAACGTTCAGCGTGACTTCCACGGCTGGCTTCGCGTCGAACAGAATCGGCACCGCATTTCGAAAACCGATGTCCTGTGTTCCAGCGCCGATGTTGAACGCCAGTGACGCTTCACGCTGACCGGAATCGCGGCTGTAAAGCAACAGAACTCGATATTCCACAGCCAGTCCGGACAGCCGCGGCTTCAACGGCTCACGCGACAGCATCGACAGATCCAGGAAGCGGTCCGGCACCTCCGCGGGATCCACCAGGTCCTCATCCGTGCGAGGCTTCTGGCGAGCACCTCGCCCCTGCTGATACATCGGAGCCGCGTTGGGACTCTCCGCCACCAGCTCCGGATTGATTCCCGCTTCGTTGTGAACCTTGACCAGAAACGCCCGCCAGCCCTGCTGCATCAGTTCCTTCTTCACCGGACCTTCGGCCACCTTGACGCGGCTTTCAGCGTTGATATTCACTTCGGCCAGACACAGCGGATCGAGTGCCTCCTGAATGGCCTTCACCGCGGCTCGGTCGTCTTCCAGCGCGTACGCCGCTTCCAGAGCCTGCTGAGTTTCATTACTGAATGGCGAACCGGCGAACAGCATCGCTTCCGTCAGTCTCTTCGTGGCCGCCACCAGCGGCTGCCGCGGTACACTGCCGACAAATGTCAATTCCGAGGCAGCAACCGGTCCGGCATTACCAACCCCGCCGACCAGAATCATGGTCAATGCGACGGCCGAAATCTTCGCAAGGGACTTCATCACAGCGTCTCCCGAAAACGTCAACGGAAATCGTGAGCAACAGGGGCAGAGTCCCCTGTCAGCGTCAATCGCCACTTCCGACGATTCGCTGCCATGCTCCGACCGAATCCTTCGCCACATGGCAGACTGCGTTATACGTTTATCGCCGCACGATTGCATGCGTCACCGGATCGCGACCGAACGCAGCCCAAGTCGATTCCGGCGGCTCGGCAGGAGCCTCGCCCTCCCGAACATGCGCTCGCCACCGGGTACGGGTACCACATCTTCGAAGAAGTTGTGCGGCAGCCGTCGGAAAGCGTTTTGGGACATGCTGCGACCATCGTCGGTCGTTTTTGCGTAACCCTCGGGAGGGCGAGGCTCCTGCCGAGCCGCTGCGACGATCGGGCGT from Planctomycetaceae bacterium includes:
- a CDS encoding CehA/McbA family metallohydrolase, encoding MKSLAKISAVALTMILVGGVGNAGPVAASELTFVGSVPRQPLVAATKRLTEAMLFAGSPFSNETQQALEAAYALEDDRAAVKAIQEALDPLCLAEVNINAESRVKVAEGPVKKELMQQGWRAFLVKVHNEAGINPELVAESPNAAPMYQQGRGARQKPRTDEDLVDPAEVPDRFLDLSMLSREPLKPRLSGLAVEYRVLLLYSRDSGQREASLAFNIGAGTQDIGFRNAVPILFDAKPAVEVTLNVRDVDGEPAMAAFVIKDKFGRVYPNPARRLAPDFFFHSQIYRQDGETVTLPPGDYDITVTRGPEYLPVKLTASVPAAKQHSLDIHLKRWIHVAERNWYSGDHHVHAAGCAHYDSPTEGVGPDDMMRHILGEDLNVGCVLSWGPCWYTQKQFFDGHVSGLSTPDYLMRYDVEVSGFPSSHAGHLCLLKLTEDDYPGTTEIEEWPSWTQPVLQWGKDQGGVVGYSHSGWGLALPDIMPDGSRQFVKRPWGGAPNDWKGRAADKLPDFAMPPFDGIGANEYVVTTAQGVCDFISAVDTPAIWELNVWYHTLNCGMTSRISGETDFPCIYGDRVGLGRIYVKLNDGEELDYDRWVAGLKDGRSYCGDGLSHILDFAVNGTGVGERSADGTKVSRVDLQSASTVQVTFDASALLEAAPTDETEAIRSRRLDEKPYWHIERCRIGATRNVPVEVIVNGQVAATKELAADASVSHFDIPVQITQSSWVAVRILPSVHTNPIWVHVGDEPVRANRKSAEWCADAVKVCWESKQGQIREKERTAAKKAYDEAEAIYRRIAEESR